A single genomic interval of Lewinellaceae bacterium harbors:
- a CDS encoding HTTM domain-containing protein, which yields MQPFNHPTIQPCNHATIQPCTPPHRIAPLITFRILFGGLMTVGAVRFMLSGWVERLYVEPRFFFKFYGFEWVEPLGHAGMYVLYSLIAISAAMVMLGLFYRVAAAVFFLSFTYSELIDLANYLNHYYLVCLLAFLMIFLPAHRRFSLDARRRPELLVTHVPAWVIHILMLQVGLVYFFAGFAKLNPDWLFRAMPMAVWLPTKADWPLLGLLFKQPWAAFAFSWAGAIYDLTIPFWLLWRPSRPFAYLAVLVFHLLTKLLFNIGLFPFIMIFNTLIFFSPEFHERWLGKIGYRAGEAPAHYAFPSFSIKALRPALALYFAFQLLFPLRFLLYPGNVLWAEQGYRFAWRVMLVEKVGQATFFVHDPATGHTAEVDNSRYLTSYQEKQMAIQPDMILQYAHFLEKEYRREHGLDSVRVTVDCFVALNGRASRRFIDPEADLTQLKDGFRNKDWILPNEEMGLCDSSRLTVTSQ from the coding sequence ATGCAACCATTCAACCATCCAACCATCCAACCATGCAACCATGCAACCATCCAACCATGCACCCCCCCCCACCGCATCGCCCCCCTCATCACCTTCCGCATTCTCTTTGGCGGATTGATGACGGTAGGGGCCGTGCGTTTTATGCTTAGCGGCTGGGTAGAGCGGCTGTATGTGGAGCCCCGGTTCTTCTTCAAATTCTATGGGTTTGAATGGGTGGAACCGCTGGGCCATGCCGGTATGTATGTGCTGTACAGCCTGATTGCCATCAGCGCGGCTATGGTTATGCTGGGGTTGTTCTACCGGGTAGCGGCAGCGGTGTTCTTTTTGTCCTTTACCTATTCGGAGCTGATCGACCTTGCCAATTACCTGAACCATTACTACCTCGTCTGCCTGCTGGCTTTCCTGATGATCTTTTTGCCGGCGCACCGGCGGTTCTCGCTCGATGCCCGGCGACGGCCGGAGCTGTTGGTGACCCACGTGCCGGCTTGGGTGATCCACATCCTGATGCTGCAGGTGGGGCTGGTCTATTTTTTTGCCGGCTTTGCCAAGCTCAATCCGGATTGGCTGTTTCGGGCCATGCCGATGGCTGTCTGGCTGCCGACGAAGGCGGATTGGCCCTTGCTGGGGCTCTTGTTCAAACAACCCTGGGCCGCTTTCGCTTTTAGCTGGGCTGGAGCTATTTACGACCTGACGATCCCTTTCTGGTTGCTGTGGCGCCCCAGCCGCCCCTTTGCCTACCTGGCCGTCCTGGTTTTTCATTTGCTGACCAAGCTGCTCTTCAATATTGGTTTGTTTCCCTTCATCATGATCTTCAATACGCTGATTTTCTTCTCTCCGGAATTTCACGAGCGGTGGCTGGGGAAAATCGGTTACCGGGCTGGCGAAGCGCCGGCGCACTATGCGTTTCCTTCCTTTAGCATTAAAGCGCTGCGCCCGGCTCTGGCCCTTTATTTTGCCTTTCAGTTGCTTTTTCCCCTGCGGTTTTTGCTCTACCCGGGCAATGTGCTTTGGGCCGAACAAGGTTACCGCTTCGCCTGGCGGGTCATGCTGGTGGAAAAAGTTGGGCAGGCTACTTTTTTTGTACATGACCCGGCTACTGGCCATACAGCAGAGGTGGACAACAGCCGGTACCTCACTTCCTACCAGGAAAAGCAGATGGCCATACAGCCGGATATGATCCTGCAGTACGCCCATTTCCTGGAAAAGGAATACCGCCGTGAGCATGGCCTCGATTCCGTAAGGGTGACCGTAGATTGTTTTGTAGCCCTCAACGGGCGGGCGAGCCGGCGGTTTATTGATCCGGAAGCAGACCTGACACAGTTGAAAGATGGATTTCGGAATAAGGACTGGATTCTTCCAAACGAGGAAATGGGTTTATGTGATTCTTCCAGGTTAACTGTAACTTCTCAATAA
- a CDS encoding undecaprenyl-diphosphate phosphatase — MNDLLRAAILGVIQGLTEFLPVSSSGHLELAKYFLGDTSVAEESMLMTVTLHAATALSTIVVFRKDIAEIFRGLFQFKWNEELQFSLKIILSMVPAAAVGLLLESYLEQLFERQVLLVGMMLIVTGLLLFLADRARSTNKTVSYSNALVIGIAQAIAILPGISRSGATISTSVMLGIDRERSARFSFLMVVPLILGKMAMDLLSGELSHSSIGIMPLAIGFTMAFFTGALACLWMIKLVKNSNLAYFSIYCFIVAAIAIAAYVFNY, encoded by the coding sequence GCGGCTATCCTTGGAGTCATTCAAGGGCTGACAGAGTTTTTGCCGGTGAGCAGCAGCGGCCACCTGGAATTGGCGAAGTATTTCTTAGGAGATACTTCCGTAGCCGAAGAAAGCATGCTGATGACGGTGACGCTGCATGCGGCTACTGCCCTCAGCACTATTGTGGTTTTCCGCAAGGATATCGCTGAAATATTCCGCGGGTTGTTTCAATTCAAATGGAACGAGGAACTCCAGTTCTCCCTGAAGATCATCCTGTCTATGGTGCCGGCAGCGGCTGTAGGGCTATTGCTGGAGTCCTATTTGGAACAATTGTTTGAACGCCAGGTACTCCTGGTGGGGATGATGCTGATCGTCACCGGCCTGCTTCTCTTTCTGGCAGACCGGGCCCGGTCGACCAATAAGACAGTGAGTTACAGCAATGCGCTGGTCATAGGCATCGCTCAGGCCATTGCTATTCTTCCCGGCATATCGAGGTCGGGCGCTACGATTTCGACTTCGGTGATGCTGGGGATCGACCGGGAGCGCTCCGCCCGTTTTTCCTTCCTGATGGTCGTGCCGCTCATCCTTGGAAAAATGGCCATGGACCTGCTGAGCGGCGAGCTGTCGCATTCCAGCATTGGGATAATGCCGCTGGCTATCGGCTTCACCATGGCTTTTTTCACCGGCGCTCTGGCCTGCCTGTGGATGATAAAGCTGGTGAAAAATAGCAATTTGGCGTATTTTTCTATATATTGTTTCATTGTTGCGGCTATTGCGATTGCAGCTTACGTTTTTAATTATTAG
- a CDS encoding DUF433 domain-containing protein: MVDYRKHIYSDPKIMLGKPIVKGTRITVELLLRKIADGYTFEEVLEMYPHLKLDDILASIAYAATIMESEEVIPA; the protein is encoded by the coding sequence ATGGTAGATTACAGAAAACATATTTATTCTGACCCCAAAATAATGCTGGGTAAACCTATTGTAAAAGGTACAAGGATCACAGTTGAACTTCTTCTGCGAAAGATCGCAGACGGCTACACATTCGAAGAAGTATTAGAGATGTACCCGCACTTGAAATTGGATGATATCCTGGCATCCATCGCGTATGCAGCTACAATAATGGAATCGGAAGAAGTGATACCAGCATGA
- a CDS encoding imelysin family protein, which produces MLFKHFLYSLPLLSVILLFSACGEDKAGNPCESDFDQASLFANVADNIIIPGYSELNGELLNLRLAAGVFIQDPNLSQLANLRNAFESAYKHWQKVAQFEFGPAEQQALRSSLNNFPVNEQEVEASAQSGDFDFSDPDTYDKGFPALDYILFGIAETDELILSLLADPAQAGYRNYMLAITEDMEQRGLAVLKAWQDDGYRETFIDNTGTAAGGSLSLLINNLNEHYEIIKRDKLGIPSGVTTLGIAFPEKVEAFYSGISLSLAEEALRASEGLFMGRGIRTGSNGPGLDDYLQAVNATKEGQNLSSLVETQFQNALDALGQIPPPLSTAIEEDNGTVVNAYNEVTRQLVNIKTDMPSVLCVAITYVDNASDSD; this is translated from the coding sequence ATGCTATTCAAGCACTTTCTATACTCCTTGCCTCTTTTATCAGTCATACTCCTCTTCTCCGCCTGCGGCGAAGACAAAGCAGGCAACCCCTGCGAATCGGATTTCGACCAGGCAAGCCTTTTCGCGAACGTTGCCGATAACATCATCATCCCGGGCTACAGCGAGCTGAATGGGGAATTGCTTAACCTTCGCCTGGCTGCCGGGGTTTTCATCCAGGATCCGAACCTTTCGCAACTGGCCAACCTGCGAAATGCTTTCGAAAGCGCTTATAAGCATTGGCAGAAAGTTGCCCAGTTCGAGTTCGGCCCGGCGGAGCAGCAGGCGCTGCGTTCCAGCCTGAACAATTTTCCGGTGAACGAACAAGAGGTGGAAGCCAGCGCACAATCTGGAGATTTTGATTTTAGTGATCCCGATACTTATGACAAGGGATTTCCTGCCCTCGACTACATCCTCTTTGGCATTGCCGAAACGGATGAGTTGATCCTCAGCCTGCTGGCCGATCCGGCTCAGGCGGGATACCGAAACTACATGCTGGCCATAACCGAAGATATGGAACAACGGGGGCTGGCCGTTTTAAAAGCCTGGCAGGATGATGGCTACCGCGAAACCTTCATCGACAATACCGGCACGGCTGCCGGCGGCTCTTTAAGCCTGCTGATCAATAACCTGAACGAGCATTACGAGATCATCAAGAGAGACAAGCTTGGCATTCCATCCGGCGTCACCACCCTGGGCATTGCCTTCCCGGAAAAGGTAGAAGCTTTTTATTCCGGGATTTCGCTGAGCCTGGCGGAAGAGGCGCTGCGGGCGTCGGAAGGCCTCTTTATGGGGAGAGGCATCCGAACCGGCTCCAACGGCCCGGGCCTGGATGACTACCTGCAGGCGGTAAACGCCACCAAAGAAGGGCAGAACCTGAGCAGCCTGGTCGAAACCCAGTTTCAAAATGCGTTGGATGCTTTGGGCCAGATACCTCCTCCGCTTTCCACGGCCATCGAGGAAGACAACGGAACTGTGGTGAATGCCTATAATGAAGTCACCCGCCAACTGGTCAACATCAAGACGGATATGCCGTCGGTGCTGTGCGTAGCTATCACTTATGTGGATAATGCCAGCGATTCGGACTGA
- a CDS encoding DUF4856 domain-containing protein, producing MKPAQLMALLAAICTLALPSCNKEDGTLAIPDTYNFEQVNYDGQAQRLAMLLEMETYMSAANTPGVVLDAQRLKAMYANDAGLAGWQGTYGESKQIKGKTFEFHQEVFEALMEAIALASASTVAGGPGQAGVVSSQDGSKQYLLNENGLDLGELIRKGLMGACFYYQATAVYLSDEKMNVDNQTADPIEGTAMEHHWDEAFGYYGVPRSFPAVADPLFFWGVYSNRRDALLSCNQKMMDAFLKGRAAISANKLEVRDEAITEVRAAWELISGATAISYLNSALREFDDVALRSHALSEAIGFTYALQFNPERSFSVEQINQALRLIGGGSEDFFEMNLYEVERAQLEQARELLAEGLGLDGMMKEL from the coding sequence ATGAAACCTGCACAACTAATGGCTCTTCTGGCCGCCATCTGTACATTGGCCTTGCCTTCCTGCAATAAAGAGGACGGCACGCTGGCAATCCCGGACACTTATAATTTTGAGCAAGTGAATTACGACGGGCAGGCCCAGCGCCTGGCCATGCTGCTGGAGATGGAAACCTACATGTCGGCCGCCAACACGCCCGGGGTCGTGTTGGATGCCCAGCGCCTGAAAGCAATGTACGCCAATGATGCCGGCCTGGCGGGCTGGCAGGGCACGTACGGCGAATCCAAGCAGATCAAAGGGAAAACCTTTGAATTCCATCAGGAGGTTTTCGAAGCGTTGATGGAGGCCATCGCCCTGGCCAGCGCCTCTACTGTGGCGGGCGGCCCCGGCCAGGCCGGCGTCGTTTCCAGCCAGGATGGTTCGAAGCAGTACCTGCTCAATGAGAATGGTTTGGATCTTGGAGAATTGATCCGGAAAGGCCTGATGGGAGCTTGCTTTTATTACCAGGCTACTGCTGTGTACCTAAGCGATGAAAAGATGAATGTGGATAACCAAACGGCCGATCCGATAGAAGGAACGGCAATGGAGCACCATTGGGATGAAGCCTTCGGCTATTATGGCGTGCCCCGCAGTTTTCCGGCCGTTGCCGATCCGTTGTTTTTTTGGGGGGTGTATTCCAACCGCAGGGATGCGCTCTTGTCCTGCAACCAAAAGATGATGGATGCTTTTCTGAAAGGGCGGGCGGCTATCTCAGCCAATAAGCTCGAGGTTCGCGATGAGGCCATAACCGAAGTCCGCGCCGCCTGGGAGCTCATTTCCGGTGCAACAGCCATCAGCTACCTCAACTCCGCATTAAGGGAATTCGATGATGTGGCCCTGCGCTCTCATGCCCTTTCCGAGGCGATAGGCTTCACTTATGCCTTGCAGTTCAACCCGGAGCGCAGTTTTTCTGTGGAACAAATCAACCAGGCTTTGCGCCTCATTGGCGGCGGCTCGGAGGATTTCTTTGAGATGAACCTCTATGAGGTGGAGCGGGCGCAGTTGGAGCAAGCCCGCGAGCTCCTGGCGGAAGGCCTGGGGCTGGATGGCATGATGAAGGAGTTGTAG
- a CDS encoding TonB-dependent receptor: MWLRGRWGSSRTLLKKHSFHFLSSNIKWVVESACVISILAALLFFSNPLAGQTALSGRVIDLDQQPVETATIFIQETGQLLEADKAGRFELPALSEEKVTLTVFAEGYTTQVLKVNTRKKGVLEIAISPLSIDIETVEVQVAADNYGLRRLRNVEGTAIYAAKKSEVIELDNLLGNLAANNAREVYKGVAGLNVWENDGGGLQLAIGARGLDPNRTSNFNTRQNGYDISADALGYPESYYTPPAQALQRIEIVRGAASLQYGTQFGGLLNFVFKKGPEGKPFEFTSENTYGSFGLFNTFNSIGGAKGRANYYGFYQYKQGDGWRPNSGFSQHAAYGNVNVKATEKLDIGLEYTHMNYLAQQAGGLVDFEFEMNPRQSKRERNWFKVGWNLAALTLDYRLSDRTRFNLRNFLLIAGRDALGELGPINRPDPGRERDLIAGQYRNFGAEARMLHRYSLRGQSSTFLLGARFYRGLTRNRQGDANDGSGPDFQFLNPNDLERSDYEFPSRNLALFAENLFTLSPRLTLTPGVRLEYIRTASDGYYKQRVFSGGQVIFEQRLEDDQVNERSFLLMGLGLGYQLKQGLEAYANFSQNYRAINFSDLAVVNPNLVVDSLLQDERGYNTDIGLRGTLLEERLRFDLSAFYLRYNGRIGLSEITVPDPIAIERQVAYRTNIGDARILGLEAYAEADLWRLAFGAKAIPSLSLFVNLSHLKGEYVSGQRQFVGNEVELIPPISVKTGLSFRLKGLRLSCLYTYVRRHYSDATNAEFVANATRGIIPSYGVMDASASYDFSRFRLQAGVNNLMDAAYFTRRATGYPGPGIIPAEGRRFYVGVRVRI, encoded by the coding sequence ATGTGGTTAAGAGGGCGTTGGGGGAGTTCCAGAACCCTGCTTAAGAAGCATTCCTTCCATTTTCTGTCCTCCAATATTAAATGGGTAGTTGAAAGTGCCTGCGTGATCTCCATATTAGCCGCCTTATTGTTTTTTTCAAATCCTTTGGCGGGCCAAACGGCACTTTCCGGGCGGGTGATAGACCTGGATCAGCAGCCGGTGGAAACAGCCACCATTTTCATTCAGGAAACAGGCCAGTTGCTGGAAGCCGATAAGGCCGGCCGATTCGAATTGCCTGCCTTGTCAGAGGAGAAAGTGACCCTGACCGTTTTTGCCGAAGGATACACTACCCAGGTGCTGAAGGTAAATACCCGAAAAAAAGGCGTTCTGGAAATTGCAATCAGTCCGCTGTCAATTGACATCGAAACGGTTGAAGTGCAAGTGGCTGCTGATAATTATGGCCTGCGCCGTCTCCGAAACGTGGAAGGCACCGCCATCTACGCCGCCAAGAAAAGCGAGGTGATCGAACTGGATAACCTCTTGGGCAACCTGGCTGCCAACAACGCCCGCGAAGTGTACAAAGGCGTCGCCGGCCTGAACGTTTGGGAGAACGACGGCGGGGGCCTGCAACTGGCCATTGGCGCCCGAGGGCTGGACCCCAACCGGACCTCCAATTTCAATACCCGCCAGAATGGATACGACATCAGCGCCGATGCCCTGGGTTATCCGGAGAGCTACTATACGCCGCCGGCGCAGGCGCTGCAGCGCATCGAGATCGTGCGGGGGGCGGCTTCCCTGCAGTACGGCACGCAGTTTGGGGGCTTGCTCAACTTCGTATTCAAGAAAGGGCCGGAAGGCAAGCCCTTCGAGTTCACCAGCGAGAATACCTATGGTTCCTTCGGCCTATTCAATACTTTCAACAGCATCGGTGGCGCCAAAGGCCGGGCCAATTACTACGGTTTTTATCAATACAAACAGGGAGATGGCTGGCGCCCCAACTCCGGGTTCAGCCAGCACGCCGCCTATGGCAATGTGAATGTAAAAGCCACCGAAAAGCTGGATATTGGCCTGGAATATACCCACATGAACTACCTGGCCCAACAAGCAGGAGGGCTGGTGGATTTTGAGTTTGAAATGAATCCCCGCCAATCCAAGCGCGAGCGCAACTGGTTTAAAGTTGGATGGAACCTGGCGGCGCTGACCCTCGATTACCGGTTGTCGGACCGCACCCGCTTCAACCTGCGCAACTTCCTGCTGATCGCCGGTCGTGATGCCCTGGGCGAACTCGGCCCCATCAACCGGCCCGATCCCGGCCGGGAGCGCGACCTCATCGCCGGGCAGTACCGCAACTTCGGCGCCGAAGCCCGTATGCTGCACCGCTATTCCCTCCGGGGGCAGTCCTCCACCTTCCTCCTCGGCGCCCGCTTTTACCGGGGCCTTACCCGCAACCGGCAGGGCGACGCCAACGACGGCAGCGGCCCGGACTTCCAGTTCCTCAACCCCAATGACCTGGAACGCTCCGACTACGAATTTCCCAGCCGCAACCTGGCGCTCTTCGCCGAGAACCTGTTCACCCTCAGCCCCCGCCTGACGCTCACTCCAGGCGTCCGCCTGGAATACATCCGCACCGCCTCCGACGGCTACTACAAACAACGGGTTTTCTCCGGCGGGCAGGTCATTTTCGAGCAACGCCTGGAAGACGATCAGGTGAACGAACGGTCCTTCCTGCTGATGGGCCTGGGCCTGGGCTACCAGCTCAAGCAGGGCTTGGAAGCCTACGCCAATTTTTCTCAAAATTACCGCGCCATCAACTTCAGCGACCTGGCCGTGGTCAACCCTAACCTGGTGGTGGATTCCCTTTTGCAGGACGAGCGGGGCTACAATACTGATATCGGCCTTCGGGGGACTTTACTCGAAGAACGCCTGCGCTTCGACCTCAGCGCCTTCTACCTGCGCTACAACGGCCGCATCGGCCTGTCGGAAATCACCGTTCCAGATCCCATAGCCATCGAACGGCAGGTAGCTTACCGGACCAATATTGGCGATGCGCGCATTCTGGGGCTGGAGGCCTACGCCGAGGCGGACCTCTGGCGGCTGGCCTTTGGAGCAAAGGCTATTCCTTCCTTATCTCTTTTCGTCAACCTGAGCCACCTGAAAGGAGAATACGTGAGCGGGCAACGGCAGTTCGTCGGCAATGAGGTGGAACTCATTCCGCCCATTTCTGTCAAAACAGGCCTGTCCTTCCGGCTGAAGGGCCTCCGCCTGAGTTGCCTTTACACCTACGTCCGCCGCCACTACAGCGACGCCACCAATGCGGAATTTGTCGCCAACGCTACGCGGGGTATTATCCCGTCCTACGGCGTGATGGATGCCTCGGCCAGCTACGATTTCAGCCGCTTCCGCCTGCAGGCTGGCGTCAACAACCTGATGGACGCCGCCTACTTTACGCGGCGGGCGACCGGTTATCCGGGGCCGGGCATCATTCCGGCGGAGGGGAGGAGGTTTTATGTGGGGGTGCGGGTGAGGATATGA
- the truB gene encoding tRNA pseudouridine(55) synthase TruB encodes MNAEDNPLPQYDFLAGATLLVDKPQGWTSFDVVNKIRYKIKHRLKVKKIKVGHAGTLDPMATGLLIVCTGKFTKKLAEFQGLPKEYTGTLRLGATTPSFDAESDVEESFPIDHITPELLEQARLQFLGDIEQVPPMFSAIKVDGQPLYKKARKGEMVEIEPRPVTINEFTLTRIELPEVGFRVHCSKGTYIRSLAHDFGKAVRSGAYLTALRRARIGQFRIEDAWDLEELVDYLEEVSVVAEGK; translated from the coding sequence ATGAATGCAGAAGACAACCCTCTTCCGCAATATGATTTTCTTGCGGGGGCTACCCTCCTGGTCGATAAACCCCAGGGCTGGACTTCCTTCGACGTAGTCAACAAAATCCGTTACAAAATAAAGCACCGGCTCAAGGTGAAAAAGATCAAGGTGGGCCACGCCGGCACGCTCGATCCGATGGCCACCGGCCTGCTGATCGTTTGTACGGGCAAGTTCACCAAGAAACTCGCTGAATTTCAGGGCCTTCCCAAAGAATATACCGGCACTTTGCGCCTGGGCGCCACCACGCCTTCCTTCGATGCGGAAAGCGATGTGGAGGAGTCTTTCCCCATCGATCACATTACGCCGGAATTGCTGGAGCAGGCCCGCCTTCAATTCCTGGGGGATATCGAACAAGTGCCGCCCATGTTCAGCGCCATTAAGGTGGACGGGCAACCCCTTTACAAAAAAGCCCGCAAAGGGGAAATGGTAGAAATCGAGCCCAGGCCGGTCACCATCAATGAATTTACCCTTACCCGAATCGAACTGCCCGAGGTGGGCTTCCGGGTGCACTGCAGCAAGGGCACCTACATCCGCTCTCTGGCGCACGACTTCGGGAAAGCCGTCCGAAGCGGCGCCTATCTGACTGCTCTCCGGCGGGCCAGGATCGGCCAGTTCCGCATTGAAGATGCCTGGGACCTGGAGGAACTGGTGGATTACCTCGAAGAGGTTTCCGTTGTTGCTGAGGGCAAATAA